The sequence CTGGTTGAACCGGGTTTTCGTCTGGAGCGGAGGCAGCGGCGCTCGAATGCAACCGTATTTGTGAAACGGAGTACTTAGTTTACGAGGCCGATCGCGATACCGTGAGCGACTTGATCTTCCCTTCCTGGCTTTCCTGCGCCTCCTTCCTCTTTTTCATGGACGACTGTCCTTCGAACAGGGCGCCCTCCGATATGGAGAGCTTCGCCGCGCAGATCTCTCCGACGACCTGCGCCTTGTCCTTCAGTTCGACGATCTCGGACCCTTCGATGTTCCCGTCGACCCTTCCCCCCACGACGATCGCGCGGGCCTTCACGTTTCCCCGGATCCTTCCGGTCTCTCCGACGATGACCCAGTCGGCCCGGATATCCCCTTCCAGGTTCCCGTCGATCCGGACCGTTCCGCGCACTACCATCTCCCCCTTGACCGTCGAGTCGGCTCCGAGGACCGTCTCGAGCCTGGTTGCGGACCTTCCGAACATGATCACCTCCTCGCCAGGAATTGGGACGGGTTCACGTGGTGCCCGTCCTTCCAGATCTCGTAGTGCACGTGGGGTCCCGTCGAACGCCCCGTGGACCCGGACAATGCAATGACGTCGCCCCGCCTCACGGGCTGTCCGACCGTGACGAGGGTTTCCTTGTTGTGTGCGTAGGCGGTGTTGAACCCTCGACCGTGCTCGATGACCACGACGTTGCCGCTGATCCTCGTTTCCCCCGAAAAGGTCACGATCCCGTCCGCGGTCGCCAGGACCTCCGTCCCGACAGCCGTGGAGAGGTCCACGCCGGTGTGCAGCTGTCTCCTGCCCGACTGCGGATGGTCGCGATACCCGTAGCCCGAGGAGACGTGTCCCGGCACCGGCCATCCCATCGGGGTCGCCCGATAGATATCTTTCTGTTCCGTGATGTATTGCTTGATGCTCGTAACAGATCTCATGGCCTCGTCGATCTGCGTCCGCAGAGCCTTCATGTCGAGCGACCCCGTGTCGATGAACTCCGCGGTTTCGAGGACGTCCGTCTTCGACTTCAAGGAGAAGAGCCTGCGGAACTCATGCTCCGCCTGTTTCAGGGAATGCATGGTGGATTTCAGTTCGAGGAACTGGGAGGTGACGTACGAAAGCCGTTCCCTCATCTGATAATATTCGACGGTGTGCACGGCGACCGTGAACAGGTAGACGACCCCGGCGAAGAACGAGACGATGGAGAAGAGGATCCCCGCGAGAGGGATCCGGACGTTCACCGGTTTCGTCCGGGAGTGAGGCACCAGCATGATCGTGATCGGGGTGAAGATCATCTTCAGGAACATCCTGATGTTTCTCATCCCGCCCTCCTTTTGTTCCTGAAGGCAAGGTAGCAAGTCCCGTTCCGATCGCGATCAATTCCCAACCTGCCGAAACAATTAGGATATCCTTTCCGGCATCCCGGCATTTTCTGACGTTATTGAAAGGAAAGCGGAGGGGGGTGTCAAATTCCCGATCGAAGGGGCGGACCGGGCTGCGCAC comes from Candidatus Deferrimicrobiaceae bacterium and encodes:
- a CDS encoding polymer-forming cytoskeletal protein → MFGRSATRLETVLGADSTVKGEMVVRGTVRIDGNLEGDIRADWVIVGETGRIRGNVKARAIVVGGRVDGNIEGSEIVELKDKAQVVGEICAAKLSISEGALFEGQSSMKKRKEAQESQEGKIKSLTVSRSAS
- a CDS encoding M23 family metallopeptidase; this encodes MRNIRMFLKMIFTPITIMLVPHSRTKPVNVRIPLAGILFSIVSFFAGVVYLFTVAVHTVEYYQMRERLSYVTSQFLELKSTMHSLKQAEHEFRRLFSLKSKTDVLETAEFIDTGSLDMKALRTQIDEAMRSVTSIKQYITEQKDIYRATPMGWPVPGHVSSGYGYRDHPQSGRRQLHTGVDLSTAVGTEVLATADGIVTFSGETRISGNVVVIEHGRGFNTAYAHNKETLVTVGQPVRRGDVIALSGSTGRSTGPHVHYEIWKDGHHVNPSQFLARR